A stretch of Fusarium poae strain DAOMC 252244 chromosome 2, whole genome shotgun sequence DNA encodes these proteins:
- a CDS encoding hypothetical protein (BUSCO:25993at5125) yields MSKVMRSVKNVTKGYSSAQVKVREATSNDPWGPTGTQMSEIAQMTYNTSTEFYEIMDMIDKRLNDKGKNWRHVLKALKVLDYCLHEGSELVVTWARQSIYIIKTLREFQYVDEEGRDVGQNVRVAAKELTSLILDEERLRAERSDRRSWKSRVTGLEEFAPQHAEPVHQANRRQQPRRQMNEEEDAEYRLALEASKYQEEEDRKKRESRPDDDDDLAKAIKLSEEEEERRRRELENSNAASLFDDDPTPSQQTSQPQYTGFNQGYQQGNPVDFFANPIEQNQPQPTGYMNNAYTGFQQPQPTGFQPNYNTGYGGQQTGMGFDPFGQQQQQPQQQQGFQPQPTGFNPYLQQQQQPQQQSFSSPASPEPTLQPGSNNPWATSNNQQQSLQPTPTGSNNPFAQFGRPQSARPNPMSSLGALPEQKSLNSFGNQSQPQPQLQQQNSFPMQSQNSFPQSQPSFNAPQKEMSEHETRLNTLLASGDGMDTFGNTGNLRIPAQHTAPGTFINSAGSGAARVNAEATGNNPFLRQQFTGMPTVNYGAQMPAATGPAGMNGQTNNPFAHQQAPQQQQQNHDLIQF; encoded by the exons ATGTCCAAGGTAATGCGAAGCGTCAAAAATGTGACCAAGGGTTATTCCAGCGCCCAGGTCAAGGTCCGAGAAG CCACCAGTAATGATCCATGGGGTCCGACGGGTACCCAGATGAGCGAGATCGCTCAAATGACATACAACAC ATCAACCGAGTTTTATGAGATTATGGACATGATCGATAAGCGCCTGAACGATAAAGGCAAGAACTGGCGTCACGTCCTCAAGGCACTCAAGGTTTTGGATTATTGTCTCCATGAAGGCTCAGAGCTCGTGGTCACATGGGCCCGTCAGAGCATCTATATCATCAAGACTCTCCGTGAATTCCAGtatgttgatgaggaaggtCGCGACGTAGGACAGAATG TCCGAGTTGCCGCCAAGGAGTTAACCTCCCTTATTCTTGACGAAGAAAGATTGCGAGCCGAGCGAAGTGACCGAAGATCCTGGAAGTCGCGCGTTACTGGTCTCGAAGAGTTCGCCCCTCAGCACGCTGAACCTGTGCACCAGGCAAATCGACGACAACAGCCAAGAAGACAAATgaatgaggaggaagatgccgAATACCGCTTGGCTCTCGAGGCAAGCAAGtaccaggaggaggaagacagGAAGAAGCGCGAGAGCCGAcccgatgacgacgacgatcttGCGAAAGCAATTAAGCTtagtgaagaagaagaggaacgAAGGCGTAGGGAGCTAGAGAACAGTAATGCTGCTTCACTCTTCGACGATGATCCCACGCCCTCGCAGCAAACCAGTCAGCCACAGTACACTGGTTTCAATCAGGGCTACCAGCAAGGCAATCCCGTTGACTTCTTTGCCAATCCTATCGAACAGAACCAGCCTCAGCCTACTGGCTACATGAACAATGCCTACACTGGCTTCCAACAGCCTCAGCCTACTGGTTTCCAGCCAAACTACAACACAGGCTATGGTGGCCAGCAGACTGGAATGGGTTTCGACCCATTtggccagcagcagcagcagcctcaacaacagcaaggCTTCCAGCCCCAACCAACTGGTTTCAACCCATACctgcagcaacagcagcagcctcaacAGCAATCTTTCTCCTCACCAGCGTCTCCCGAGCCCACTCTCCAGCCTGGTAGCAACAACCCTTGGGCTACCAGCAACAACCAGCAGCAATCGTTGCAACCAACCCCTACTGGCTCCAACAACCCCTTCGCCCAGTTCGGTCGTCCCCAATCCGCTCGACCAAACCCCATGTCGTCCTTGGGAGCGCTTCCTGAACAGAAGAGCCTCAACTCGTTCGGCAACCAGTCTCAACCTCAGCCCCAGCTACAGCAACAAAACAGCTTCCCTATGCAATCGCAGAATAGCTTCCCTCAGTCGCAACCCTCATTCAACGCTCCTCAAAAGGAGATGAGCGAGCACGAGACTCGACTCAACACATTGCTTGCCAGTGGCGATGGCATGGATACCTTTGGTAATACAGGCAACCTACGTATTCCTGCTCAACATACGGCTCCTGGCACATTCATCAACAGCGCTGGCTCAGGTGCTGCTCGCGTTAACGCTGAGGCCACCGGAAACAACCCTTTCCTACGACAACAGTTCACGGGCATGCCCACAGTTAACTATGGTGCTCAGATGCCAGCCGCTACCGGACCTGCAGGCATGAATGGCCAGACCAACAACCCCTTTGCCCATCAGCAGGCGccgcagcaacaacagcaaaacCATGACTTGATCCAATTCTAA
- a CDS encoding hypothetical protein (MEROPS:MER0020214~BUSCO:2180at5125), with amino-acid sequence MSFGSGFGGFGQQNNNNTAQPSGFGGFGATNNTPSTGFGAANTGAGFGQTNTTSGGLFGAGNNNTTAGGFGSTTGGFGATNTASGFGAKPAFGSTTGTTGGGLFGSAATNTTAATGTGFGGFGNTANNTTTSAFGSNTGGGMFGGNTANKTGFGAPATTGGSLFGGGGNTTAGTSTGFGSAFGSANTNTIGGAAGDPPGTAVTAFQAHTEKEPNSSSTNSYQNILFQDPYQKWSAEELRLTDYVQGRRHGNATGGGAFGVSSGFGGGFGANTNTTTTSGFGANTTNNTGGGLFGSNTTNNTAVPSTGFGSTGFGATANNNTATGGGMFGNTANKPAGGLFGSNTTQTNTTGGGLFGGGGNTGTTGGFGATNTTGTGFGQTNTNTAGGGLFGNTQNKPAGTGFSFGNTNTNNATSGFGATGTTNSAFGANNTTQSTGGGLFGGNNNTQAAGTGGGLFGQNNNQAQQTTGGGLFGGQNNQTQQQSGGLFGNKPAAPAGGGGLFGGGTTAQANTGGGLFGGAQQQTNTTGFGAANNNTASGGMFGNKPAAPSGGLFGGGATTQTNTGGTGMFGGLGSNNQAQQNTGAGLFGNNNNQQQKPGGLFGSSTTNTSGGLFGGQNNQSAGNSMFGGSTNQQQQNGSSILGNSQSASAPQGLTANLNDVSAFGSPGLFAGLGGNEVQNPGPLATPLSGGSKPRRSSILPMYKLAPASASRYATPQKRGFGFSYSAYGTPSGSPASSISSTPGNLGHSLLGSSRSGNLSKSLSSNNLRRSFNTEDSILAPGAFSNGSQPRWYGSTGSKKLIINRDIRSDLFSTPQKDKAVDNGTGSRKLSKRVSFDTTNVDMDDSTPVRGALPAASDVDSPANDETPRQTRSTNASPGSKTPEMEEVKGNELAIVHEEDITATPETSSTTASDSTPGQYWISPPMEDLEKLNRMQRQKVDQFTVGRDNVGYVSFKVPVDISNIDLADICGTLIVLEPRSATVYPVSAKKPPVGKGLNVPARIALEQSWPRGGRDKKIASDPKRFNKHVERLKRIENTTFESYDKDTGIWVFSVEHFTTYGLDDDDSDDEDMIEDDAVPTQAFNASIGSVDSMMENDGFNFGSPHGLPGGFDEQPQALETQMSGKQSFLGVSSADSAPNDVRLSLEEEYADDMGDEYDVSEDEDMARSSLEQHLAAELDDISSEGVPEAVKATPGGILRARMRAVKDSAGPMQLEVADGDDWMEMLRKTVSPVKRDRQRLKEMNESPSRKTGVLIDLDKSGSDNMRKSSIWRKSTAKQDRLDNLAASTIGMDKGRGFATSIDLMNSLFEKPKPAPQNMQASMSGKGFPKWPYQRQDKTISLDGYEKAFHDAARPTWGPDEMLVVPRPLVSDAGRRSLTQHADILSFQRSTVQTENQEVRLATFATEHSKRYLGNQDKLTDIQIVDDVPFATLNAAHLQDVFHHQDMNDPASMQEKHVWELASILFDPLDTSTQHEHLIRRTKLSHFWSHLVDSASSTTIGLARSSDEKAVACLAGHRIIEACKHLLDGKNFRLATLVPLIGTSDAAKKDMRDQLKAWHESKMLSEFSESIRTIYELLSGNACVCEGMKGVPVEDRLDSFVISKKFGLDWKQSFGLRLWYSIGEDDDLAAAVTGFKNDVDQEREYLPLPWYIDQGVKPLWDDVDADRRQDLLWGLLQMYASDASDLEAVLRPENSQLSPLDMRLTWQLGLALSSSGKVSFGQDGAEKADAATVAFASQLTSAGEWLEAVFVLLHLSKPLARKMAIQEHLARHAGLIGDENSSAFSILTEKFLIPSLWIWEALALYMRSVKKDAYLEVQCLLRADSFVEAHRVLVKEVAPLAIVERDYANLSALISQFEGRQELISDWSLGGEIYSFFLALIQHRAKHEITPQPVLEKLLAGLHAMDEEAGDAGVLRYAAVSDMADETAKEIIKASKKKQDKELRSRILNLPLTQDRLLAYSVDLSMERYREVMSH; translated from the exons ATGTCCTTCGGCAGCGGTTTCGGAGGCTTCGGCCAACAAAACAATAACAATACCGCCCAACCCTCAGGATTTGGAGGTTTTGGTGCGACCAACAACACCCCTTCTACAG GCTTCGGAGCTGCCAATACTGGTGCTGGATTTGGCCAAACCAATACCACTTCTGGTGGCCTTTTTGGAGCCGGCAATAACAACACCACAGCAGGCGGCTTCGGCTCAACGACCG GAGGTTTCGGCGCAACCAACACTGCCAGCGGTTTCGGAGCAAAGCCAGCCTTTGGATCTACCACTGGCACAACAGGCGGCGGTCTTTTTGGCTCCGCTGCCACTAATACCACCGCTGCTACTGGCACAGGATTTGGGGGCTTCGGAAACACTGCGAACAACACCACAACATCGGCGTTCGGCAGCAACACAGGAGGCGGCATGTTCGGAGGCAACACTGCCAACAAGACTGGCTTTGGCGCCCCGGCCACCACAGGTGGTTCGCTTTTTGGTGGAGGTGGCAACACCACGGCTGGCACCTCGACTGGATTTGGTTCTGCCTTCGGTAGcgccaacaccaacaccattGGCGGCGCTGCAGGCGACCCTCCCGGTACCGCTGTTACCGCTTTCCAGGCCCATACTGAGAAGGAACCCAATAGTTCTTCTACCAACTCATACCAAAACATCCTGTTCCAGGACCCTTACCAGAAGTGGTCTGCCGAGGAACTTCGGCTCACTGATTATGTTCAAGGGAGACGGCATGGTAATGCTACTGGTGGTGGTGCGTTTGGTGTGAGCTCTGGTTTTGGCGGAGGGTTTGGCGCTAACACGAACACCACCACGACTTCAGGTTTCGGAGCGAACACAACGAACAACACTGGCGGCGGTCTCTTTGGATCGAACACAACAAACAACACCGCTGTCCCGAGCACTGGCTTTGGTTCTACTGGCTTTGGTGCCACTGCGAACAACAACACCGCTACTGGTGGAGGAATGTTTGGCAATACCGCGAACAAGCCCGCCGGAGGTCTATTCGGAAGTAACACTACGCAGACGAATACGACCGGCGGTGGCCTCTTCGGGGGAGGGGGAAACACTGGTACAACAGGTGGTTTCGGCGCGACAAACACGACTGGAACCGGCTTTGGTCAGACGAACACCAACACCGCGGGAGGCGGTCTCTTTGGCAACACCCAGAACAAGCCTGCTGGCACCGGCTTCAGCTTTGGCAACACAAATACGAACAATGCTACGAGTGGATTTGGAGCGACTGGTACAACGAACAGCGCTTTCGGAGCGAACAACACGACCCAGAGCACAGGCGGTGGCCTCTTTGGCGGTAACAATAATACCCAAGCTGCTGGCACTGGTGGTGGCCTCTTCGGCCAGAACAACAACCAGGCTCAGCAAACTACTGGCGGGGGTCTTTTCGGTGGCCAAAACAACCAGACTCAGCAACAATCGGGTGGTTTGTTTGGCAATAAGCCTGCTGCTCCCGCCGGGGGTGGAGGTCTGTTTGGAGGAGGTACTACGGCCCAGGCGAATACTGGCGGTGGTCTCTTTGGGGGTGCCCAGCAACAAACAAACACCACTGGATTTGGTGCAGCTAACAACAACACAGCTTCTGGCGGTATGTTTGGCAACAAGCCCGCTGCTCCTAGTGGGGGCTTGTTTGGAGGAGGTGCTACCACGCAGACGAACACTGGCGGCACTGGCATGTTTGGTGGACTGGGTTCGAATAACCAGGCCCAGCAGAACACCGGCGCCGGTCTCTttggcaacaacaacaaccaacagCAGAAGCCTGGTGGTCTCTTCGGAAGCAGCACAACTAACACCAGCGGCGGCCTCTTCGGTGGCCAGAATAACCAAAGCGCTGGTAACTCAATGTTTGGCGGCAGTACgaaccaacagcaacaaaaCGGATCCTCAATTCTCGGCAACAGCCAGTCTGCCAGTGCTCCTCAGGGTCTGACTGCCAACCTTAACGATGTTTCTGCATTCGGATCTCCTGGCCTGTTCGCCGGTCTGGGAGGAAACGAGGTCCAGAACCCCGGCCCACTCGCTACCCCCCTTAGCGGCGGCTCCAAGCCGAGGAGGAGCTCCATCTTGCCCATGTACAAGCTGGCTCCTGCCTCAGCCTCTCGATACGCCACTCCTCAGAAGCGAGGTTTTGGATTCTCTTATAGTGCGTATGGAACTCCTTCGGGCAGTCCAGCTAGCAGCATTTCCAGCACACCTGGCAACCTCGGTCACAGCCTGCTAGGATCCAGCAGATCCGGAAATCTCAGCAAGAGCTTGTCAAGCAATAACTTGCGTCGTAGCTTCAATACCGAAGACAGTATCCTTGCCCCTGGAGCTTTCTCTAATGGATCTCAGCCCAGATGGTATGGCAGTACTGGCTCGAAGAAGCTTATTATCAACCGAGACATTAGAAGTGATCTCTTCTCTACCCCCCAAAAGGATAAAGCTGTCGATAATGGAACCGGTTCTCGCAAGTTGTCTAAGCGTGTTAGCTTTGATACCACCAATGTTGATATGGATGATAGCACCCCTGTGCGCGGTGCTCTTCCTGCTGCTAGCGATGTCGATAGTCCCGCTAACGATGAGACCCCTCGCCAGACCCGCTCAACCAACGCTTCACCCGGCTCAAAGACCCCCGAGATGGAGGAAGTCAAGGGCAATGAGCTGGCTATCGTCCATGAGGAGGACATCACTGCGACCCCAGAGACATCCTCTACCACTGCTTCTGACAGCACCCCTGGCCAGTACTGGATCTCACCTCCCATGGAGGATCTTGAGAAGTTGAACCGTATGCAGCGACAGAAGGTCGACCAGTTCACTGTGGGACGCGACAATGTTGGTTACGTCTCTTTCAAGGTCCCTGTTGATATCAGCAACATTGATCTCGCTGACATTTGCGGCACTCTGATTGTGCTCGAGCCTCGTTCTGCCACTGTTTACCCCGTTTCCGCTAAGAAGCCACCGGTCGGAAAGGGTCTCAACGTACCTGCTAGAATTGCTCTTGAGCAGTCATGGCCTCGTGGTGGTCGTGATAAGAAGATTGCTAGCGACCCTAAACGATTTAACAAACATGTGGAGCGTCTCAAGCGAATCGAAAACACGACTTTCGAGAGCTACGACAAGGATACTGGCATCTGGGTTTTCTCAGTTGAACATTTCACTACCTATGGtctcgatgatgatgactctgatgatgaggatatgATCGAGGACGACGCTGTTCCCACACAAGCCTTTAATGCCTCGATCGGTTCTGTCGACTCCATGATGGAAAACGATGGCTTCAACTTCGGGAGTCCCCATGGCCTACCCGGCGGATTTGATGAGCAGCCACAAGCTTTGGAAACTCAGATGTCTGGTAAGCAGTCTTTTTTAGGGGTTAGCTCCGCGGATTCTGCACCCAACGATGTCAGGCTGTCCCTCGAGGAGGAATACGCCGATGACATGGGTGACGAATATGACGTGTccgaggatgaagacatGGCGAGGTCTTCTCTCGAACAGCATCTGGCCGCGGAGCTCGACGATATCTCGTCCGAGGGTGTCCCAGAAGCCGTCAAGGCTACCCCTGGAGGCATTCTCAGAGCTAGGATGCGAGCTGTCAAGGACTCTGCTGGTCCAATGCAGCTCGAAGTCGCAGATGGCGACGATTGGATGGAAATGTTGAGAAAGACTGTCAGCCCGGTCAAGCGAGACCGACAACGTTTGAAAGAGATGAATGAGTCCCCATCGAGAAAAACCGGTGTGCTGATTGACCTTGACAAGAGTGGATCTGACAATATGCGGAAATCATCAATCTGGAGGAAGAGCACAGCAAAGCAAGACAGATTGGATAATCTTGCGGCAAGCACCATTGGTATGGATAAAGGTCGTGGATTTGCGACTAGCATCGATCTCATGAACTCACTGTTTGAGAAACCCAAGCCAGCACCCCAGAACATGCAAGCCTCAATGTCTGGCAAAGGCTTTCCCAAG TGGCCCTAccagagacaagacaagacaataaGCTTGGACGGATACGAGAAAGCCTTCCACGATGCTGCCCGACCTACCTGGGGACCGGACGAGATGCTTGTTGTACCTCGACCCCTGGTCTCGGATGCTGGTCGACGATCCCTTACTCAACATGCCGATATTCTTTCTTTCCAGCGCTCTACAGTACAGACTGAGAATCAAGAGGTCCGCTTGGCCACCTTTGCAACCGAG CACTCTAAGCGATACCTCGGCAACCAGGATAAGCTTACTGACATTCAaattgttgatgatgtccCTTTTGCGACACTTAACGCTGCTCATCTCCAGGATGTTTTCCATCATCAGGACATGAACGATCCTGCAAGCATGCAGGAGAAGCATGTGTGGGAGTTGGCCAGCATTCTCTTCGACCCGCTCGACACATCTACACAACATGAACATCTCATTCGCAGAACCAAGCTTTCTCACTTCTGGTCTCATTTGGTGGACTCGGCTTCATCCACAACCATCGGCCTTGCAAGGTCGAGCGACGAAAAGGCTGTCGCTTGTTTGGCCGGCCATCGCATTATCGAAGCCTGCAAGCATCTTCTTGATGGAAAGAACTTCCGCCTCGCCACACTGGTTCCTCTCATTGGCACCAGTGACGCCGCCAAGAAGGACATGCGAGATCAGCTCAAGGCTTGGCATGAATCGAAAATGCTTTCAGAGTTTTCGGAATCGATCCGTACCATCTACGAGCTTCTCTCGGGCAATGCATGCGTCTGTGAAGGGATGAAGGGCGTGCCTGTCGAGGATCGTCTGGATTCTTTTGTCATCTCGAAGAAGTTTGGTCTTGACTGGAAGCAATCTTTTGGCCTTCGCCTTTGGTACTCAATTGGCGAGGACGATGATTTGGCAGCCGCGGTGACTGGGTTCAAGAATGATGTTGACCAGGAGAGAGAATATCTGCCACTGCCTTGGTATATCGATCAAGGTGTGAAGCCTCTGTGGGATGATGTAGACGCAGATCGTCGACAAGATCTTCTCTGGGGTCTTTTACAAATGTATGCCAGCGATGCCTCTGACCTTGAGGCTGTGTTGCGTCCAGAGAACTCACAGCTTTCTCCTCTTGATATGCGTTTGACCTGGCAGCTTGGTCTCGCTCTTTCATCCAGCGGCAAGGTCTCTTTTGGCCAAGATGGCGCAGAGAAGGCTGACGCAGCTACCGTGGCGTTCGCTTCCCAACTTACGAGCGCCGGTGAATGGCTCGAGGCTGTATTCGTTCTGTTGCATCTGAGCAAGCCACTTGCCCGCAAGATGGCCATCCAGGAACACCTCGCGCGACATGCTGGTCTTATTGGAGATGAAAACTCGTCCGCGTTTAGCATTCTTACAGAGAAGTTTCTGATCCCTTCATTGTGGATTTGGGAGGCCCTGGCTTTGTACATGCGCAGCGTGAAGAAGGATGCCTACTTGGAGGTTCAGTGTTTGCTGCGCGCTGACTCCTTTGTGGAGGCTCATCGTGTTCTCGTCAAGGAGGTTGCACCACTCGCCATCGTCGAGCGCGACTACGCAAACCTCTCCGCTCTCATCTCTCAATTTGAGGGCCGACAGGAACTCATCTCTGATTGGTCATTGGGAGGTGAGATCTACAGCTTCTTCCTTGCTCTGATTCAGCACCGCGCCAAGCATGAGATTACGCCGCAGCCCGTGCTGGAGAAACTCCTCGCTGGTCTGCACgcgatggatgaagaagcagGAGATGCTGGCGTTTTAAGATATGCTGCTGTGTCGGACATGGCGGATGAGACTGCCAAGGAGATTATCAAGGCCAGTAAGAAGAAACAG GATAAGGAACTGAGGTCTAGAATACTCAACTTGCCTCTGACACAAGACCGTCTATTGGCTTACTCGGTCGATTTGAGCATGGAACGATACCGCGAAGTAATGTCCCACTAG
- a CDS encoding hypothetical protein (BUSCO:48767at5125), which translates to MNSHATPRTTFQGRSLGGSGIPPQSRQPVAPQVSANEDYSTIPEEDREHIDEVFDLMDMKKKGWLNSYEFRHSLAALGFDMSKPDYFRELQSYGSVPPEWQDPHTCPVNRLYVYLDQFRLCAAKLLASRDPRQEATKVFNMFDYDGDGVISFEDMRRLASDIKEERTMTDEEIQSMIEHLDHEGKGGVNLEEFIQMMEEAG; encoded by the exons atgaattcgcatgcGACGCCACGCACTACCTTTCAAGGGCGCTCGCTAGGTGGCTCCGGAATTCCTCCACAATCAAGACAACCTGTTGCTCCTCAGGTTTCGGCGAACGAGGACTATAGCACGATTCCTGAAGAGGATCGCGAACATATTGACGAAGTT TTTGACTTGATGGATATGAAAAAGAAGGGATGGCTCAACAGTTACGAATTCCGACACTCGCTGGCGGCTCTAGGTTTTGATATGTCCAAGCCCGACTATTTCAGAGAACTACAATCCTACGGCTCAGTACCTCCCGAATGGCAAGATCCGCATACCTGCCCTGTCAACCGCCTCTACGTTTACTTGGATCAGTTCCGGTTATGTGCCGCAAAGCTACTAGCCAGTCGGGATCCTAGACAAGAAGCGACAAAGGTATTCAACATGTTTGATTACGATGGCGATGGTGTGATTTCATTCGAAGACATGCGACGTCTAGCTTCTGATATCAAGGAAGAGAGAACGATGACAGACGAGGAAATTCAGAGCATGATCGAGCATCTGGATCATGAAGGCAAGGGCGGCGTCAACTTGGAAGAATTCATCCAAATGATGGAGGAGGCTGGTTAA